A window from Peptostreptococcaceae bacterium encodes these proteins:
- a CDS encoding GntR family transcriptional regulator produces MTSGKLPRYIVIALDIAKRINDGELAKGEKISGRTILAAEYNVSPETIRKAAKLLRDMDIVEILPKSGIYIKSSEHVSSFMGTYKDKGSISEVKMELKKLLKQKSEIENRIQKDIEYLIENTTRVKKISELNFNKILVPHDSFIIGKSLRELAFWQMTGATVAGVSRNGDIHISLGPDFVIEEGDVLLYVGEEETMKKVDKFLKIEEMEQ; encoded by the coding sequence ATGACATCAGGTAAGTTGCCAAGGTATATAGTTATTGCCCTTGATATTGCAAAGAGGATTAATGATGGAGAGTTGGCGAAAGGTGAAAAAATCAGCGGACGGACAATTCTTGCTGCAGAATACAATGTTTCGCCGGAAACAATAAGAAAAGCGGCAAAGCTTCTAAGGGATATGGATATAGTAGAGATTTTGCCTAAAAGCGGAATATACATAAAGTCTAGTGAACATGTGTCGTCATTCATGGGTACTTACAAGGATAAGGGAAGCATATCTGAAGTAAAGATGGAACTAAAAAAACTTTTGAAGCAAAAGAGTGAAATTGAAAACAGAATTCAAAAGGACATTGAGTATCTTATAGAAAATACGACGCGTGTAAAAAAAATAAGTGAATTGAATTTTAACAAGATACTTGTGCCGCATGACAGCTTTATTATAGGGAAATCTCTTAGGGAGCTTGCGTTTTGGCAAATGACGGGGGCAACGGTTGCCGGTGTAAGCCGCAATGGAGACATACATATTTCTCTGGGTCCGGATTTTGTGATTGAAGAGGGAGATGTGCTTCTTTATGTAGGAGAGGAAGAGACAATGAAAAAGGTCGATAAATTCTTAAAAATAGAAGAAATGGAACAATAA
- the murI gene encoding glutamate racemase — protein MNAENISRPIGVFDSGIGGISVLAELIEWMPNERFIYFGDTKNAPYGVRSKKEVRDLSIEACSYLVERNVKAIVVACNTATSASITELRKKFPIPIVGMEPALKVAVDAGNGGKILVMATPMTLKESKFMDLVERYSGECEIEKLPAAQLVELVERDVLDGDEAEEILRSCLGDLTEKGVQVIVLGCTHFVFLDDTIKKLYGDIQIVDGNKGTARHLMNLLMGRNMLNKEPIDEVGVDLCTSSDDAETVEIFKRLLKSRIEKLMNKRQKHETEKELEKRIIEEIRLALRDNRKLTEIDKKLISYRYGIQRDKITEVSRIARELNMPKAKVEICMEKAEKKLFNIIKDQI, from the coding sequence ATGAATGCGGAAAATATATCAAGACCGATTGGCGTTTTTGATTCGGGCATTGGCGGCATAAGCGTTTTAGCGGAACTGATTGAATGGATGCCGAATGAACGATTCATATATTTTGGAGACACTAAAAATGCTCCTTACGGCGTGCGCTCAAAAAAAGAAGTAAGGGATTTGTCAATTGAAGCATGCAGTTATTTAGTAGAAAGAAACGTAAAGGCTATTGTCGTTGCCTGCAATACTGCAACTAGTGCATCCATAACAGAACTCAGAAAAAAGTTCCCTATTCCTATAGTTGGTATGGAGCCGGCTTTGAAGGTGGCTGTTGATGCAGGAAATGGAGGAAAGATTCTTGTTATGGCGACACCCATGACTCTTAAGGAAAGCAAGTTTATGGATCTTGTGGAGCGCTATTCGGGGGAATGCGAAATAGAGAAGCTACCTGCGGCGCAGCTTGTCGAGTTGGTTGAAAGAGATGTTTTAGACGGGGATGAAGCTGAGGAAATTTTGCGCAGCTGTCTGGGAGACCTGACGGAAAAAGGTGTGCAGGTAATAGTCTTGGGATGCACCCATTTCGTTTTTCTTGACGATACGATTAAAAAACTATATGGGGATATTCAGATAGTGGATGGAAATAAGGGTACTGCTAGGCATCTAATGAATTTGCTGATGGGCAGGAATATGCTGAATAAGGAGCCCATAGACGAGGTAGGGGTTGATCTTTGCACATCATCTGATGATGCTGAAACGGTGGAAATATTTAAGCGGCTCCTGAAGAGTCGGATTGAAAAGCTGATGAACAAGAGACAGAAGCATGAAACGGAGAAGGAGCTTGAGAAGAGGATTATAGAGGAAATACGACTTGCACTTCGCGATAATCGAAAATTGACTGAAATTGACAAGAAACTCATTTCCTACAGATACGGCATTCAAAGGGACAAGATAACCGAAGTGTCGCGAATTGCCAGGGAACTTAACATGCCCAAGGCAAAGGTGGAAATTTGTATGGAAAAAGCCGAGAAAAAGCTGTTCAACATAATTAAAGACCAAATATGA
- a CDS encoding UPF0182 family protein — protein MGTSRKMLWAAIIVVLSVFIGSFNTIINFVTDYKWFQSLGYEKVFLTKILTQLKVGIPVFVIGTVLVYFYLMTIKKDYYKKVSTVYSGVSEKKVNQIALGGSLLVSFVASASVASNLWFDILRFFNSTDFNLQEPIFGRDISFYIFKYPLINQVYMMMTTLLLMLAILTVVFYFIMMSIRRPTLFETRDSEIPFNPRNIDAGNLKKVFSIAARQLLVIGVIFFVVQGLGYFLRAYELLYSSRGVVYGASYTDIHVTLLMYRVLMAVSFAAAAMLFIGFRRKSLKLALTGPILIILISIVGNIASAGVQSYIVSPDEISKETEYIEYNINYTQAAYNLGNIEEKTFAAETNLSIDDILANDETISNIRINDTRPAELVYNQKQGIRRYYEFNDVDVDRYNINGKYMQLFVSGREMNQNKFDNLTFINKHFKYTHGYGVAVSPVNIVTSEGLPELMVKNIPPETDIDILRVDRPEIYFGELTDDYIIVNTLEKEFDYPDGNENAQALYEGKAGVELGGLNKLLFAYKQKSLKMLLTNNITAESRIVIYRNITERIQKIAPYIQYDTDPYMVVADGKLYWIVDGYTVSTNYPYSEPYSDNKINYIRNSVKVVVDAYDGAVTFYVADKEDPVVETLGKIFPTLFTDIGEMPESLKSHIRYPQVLFNIQADVFRMYHMNDPRVFYNKEDEWDIASEKYETAEQQIEGTYLVMKLPGEEKEEFVLSLPYTPKTKQNMTALFVARNDGDVYGKLVIYKLPKNKNIYGPIQIENRIDQDDEISQQFTLWGQVGSNVIRGNLLTIPVNQSLLYVEPIYLQANTENSIPEVKRVIVAYGDQVVMEQTLEESLNKIFGTSSDGSDQEGVEEGDTTSDLIIHATEIFKKAQEAQQNGNWSLYGVYLNQLENVLEKLNEINGIVPDQEPVLGEAELPAQ, from the coding sequence ATGGGCACATCGAGGAAGATGCTTTGGGCAGCTATCATTGTAGTCTTGAGCGTTTTTATAGGTTCGTTCAATACGATAATAAATTTTGTGACGGACTATAAATGGTTCCAATCTTTGGGATACGAAAAGGTGTTTCTGACAAAGATTTTGACTCAATTAAAGGTTGGAATACCTGTGTTTGTAATAGGAACGGTCTTAGTTTACTTCTATTTGATGACTATCAAAAAGGATTATTACAAAAAAGTGAGCACGGTGTATTCTGGGGTAAGCGAGAAAAAAGTCAACCAGATAGCGCTTGGAGGTTCCCTGCTTGTAAGCTTTGTTGCAAGTGCCTCGGTTGCGTCAAACCTGTGGTTTGACATACTCAGATTTTTCAATTCGACGGATTTTAATCTTCAGGAGCCCATTTTCGGAAGGGATATTTCCTTTTATATATTCAAGTATCCACTGATAAACCAGGTTTATATGATGATGACCACTCTGCTTTTGATGCTTGCAATTCTGACGGTTGTCTTTTATTTCATAATGATGTCCATAAGGCGGCCTACACTGTTTGAAACAAGAGACTCGGAGATACCGTTCAACCCGAGAAACATAGATGCCGGAAACTTGAAGAAGGTATTCTCAATAGCCGCAAGGCAATTGCTTGTGATTGGCGTAATCTTCTTTGTGGTACAGGGTCTGGGATATTTTCTGAGGGCATACGAGCTCCTGTATTCATCTAGAGGGGTTGTATATGGAGCTAGTTACACGGACATACATGTCACACTTTTGATGTACAGGGTTCTCATGGCGGTTTCATTTGCGGCGGCTGCCATGCTTTTCATAGGTTTTAGGAGAAAAAGTTTAAAGCTTGCTCTCACAGGGCCCATATTGATTATACTGATTTCAATAGTGGGCAATATAGCTTCCGCAGGAGTTCAAAGCTATATTGTTTCGCCGGATGAGATTTCAAAGGAAACCGAGTATATTGAGTACAACATCAATTACACTCAAGCGGCATACAATTTGGGGAATATTGAGGAAAAAACCTTTGCGGCTGAAACGAATCTTTCAATAGATGACATCCTTGCAAACGACGAAACAATTAGCAACATACGCATAAATGATACAAGACCTGCGGAGCTTGTATACAACCAAAAACAGGGCATACGAAGGTACTATGAATTTAACGATGTGGATGTAGACCGCTATAATATCAATGGAAAGTATATGCAACTATTTGTTTCAGGACGCGAGATGAATCAAAACAAATTCGATAACCTTACATTCATAAACAAGCATTTCAAATATACACATGGGTACGGCGTTGCCGTTTCACCTGTTAATATTGTTACATCTGAAGGCCTTCCGGAGCTCATGGTCAAGAACATACCCCCGGAGACCGACATAGACATTCTTAGAGTTGATAGGCCTGAAATCTATTTTGGAGAACTGACCGACGATTATATAATCGTAAATACACTCGAGAAGGAATTCGATTATCCCGATGGAAATGAAAACGCACAAGCCCTATATGAGGGAAAAGCCGGCGTGGAGCTTGGCGGCTTGAACAAGCTGCTGTTCGCATACAAGCAAAAGAGCCTTAAAATGCTTCTTACGAACAACATTACAGCGGAGAGCAGGATTGTGATTTACAGGAACATCACTGAACGAATCCAGAAAATCGCTCCATATATTCAGTATGATACGGATCCTTACATGGTGGTTGCTGACGGCAAGCTTTATTGGATAGTGGATGGGTACACAGTCAGCACCAATTATCCATATTCGGAGCCTTACTCTGACAACAAGATCAATTACATCAGGAATTCGGTCAAGGTTGTAGTCGATGCATACGATGGGGCTGTTACATTTTATGTGGCCGACAAGGAAGATCCGGTAGTCGAAACGCTAGGCAAGATTTTCCCGACCCTTTTCACGGATATTGGGGAAATGCCTGAAAGCTTAAAATCCCATATACGGTATCCGCAGGTGCTGTTCAACATACAGGCCGATGTCTTCCGCATGTACCATATGAACGACCCGAGGGTTTTCTACAATAAAGAGGACGAGTGGGACATTGCCAGTGAAAAGTATGAAACGGCAGAGCAGCAGATTGAAGGAACATATCTAGTCATGAAGCTTCCCGGTGAAGAAAAAGAAGAATTTGTTCTTTCCCTCCCATATACCCCGAAGACCAAGCAGAACATGACAGCGCTTTTCGTAGCAAGGAATGATGGCGATGTATATGGCAAACTTGTCATCTATAAGTTGCCTAAAAACAAGAATATATATGGTCCTATTCAAATAGAGAACAGAATCGATCAGGACGACGAGATTTCCCAGCAATTCACCCTTTGGGGACAGGTTGGTTCAAATGTAATCCGTGGAAATCTTTTGACCATACCAGTAAATCAATCGTTGCTTTATGTTGAGCCCATTTACCTTCAAGCCAATACTGAAAATAGCATTCCGGAGGTTAAGCGTGTGATAGTAGCCTATGGAGACCAGGTAGTCATGGAACAAACCTTGGAAGAGTCACTTAACAAGATATTCGGAACATCAAGCGATGGCTCCGACCAAGAAGGCGTTGAAGAAGGGGATACAACCTCCGATCTTATAATTCATGCAACAGAGATTTTCAAAAAGGCACAGGAGGCGCAGCAAAATGGCAACTGGAGCCTTTATGGAGTGTATCTAAATCAGCTTGAAAATGTTCTTGAAAAATTGAACGAAATAAACGGAATCGTTCCCGATCAGGAACCGGTTTTAGGTGAAGCTGAATTGCCGGCACAATAG
- a CDS encoding PTS sugar transporter subunit IIC — translation MKGKGFRNYITKTLNGMALGLFASLIIGLILKQIGEMSGIEELVFFGKVAQFMMGPAIGAAVAYSIAAPPLGIFASIIAGAIGAGTLTQGDGGAFVVHIGEPVGAFVSALAAAEFSKFISGRTKVDIVLVPAATIIVGGIIGFFISPAIAEFMKGIGFVINRATELKPIPMGIAVSTLMGMILTLPISSAALAIALGLGGLAAGASTVGCSAQMVGFAVASYRENGMGGFLAQGLGTSMLQVPNIIKNPYIWIPPTLTSAILGPIATYFIKMQNNSIGAGMGTSGLVGQFGTIAVMKDSMPMGQLIFIVALMHFILPALLTLFFSELMRKKGWIKFGDMKLKQN, via the coding sequence ATGAAAGGGAAAGGCTTTAGAAACTATATTACCAAAACATTGAACGGAATGGCCTTGGGGCTATTTGCTTCACTAATCATTGGACTAATACTAAAACAGATAGGTGAAATGAGCGGCATAGAAGAGTTGGTTTTCTTTGGCAAAGTGGCTCAATTCATGATGGGTCCGGCAATAGGCGCGGCAGTGGCATATAGCATAGCAGCACCGCCGCTTGGAATATTCGCATCAATTATTGCGGGGGCCATAGGGGCAGGAACCTTAACCCAGGGAGACGGTGGCGCATTTGTTGTACATATAGGGGAACCGGTTGGAGCCTTTGTTTCAGCCTTGGCAGCTGCCGAGTTTTCAAAATTTATAAGCGGCCGCACCAAGGTTGATATTGTGCTGGTGCCTGCGGCTACTATCATAGTCGGAGGTATAATTGGGTTTTTCATAAGCCCGGCGATTGCAGAATTCATGAAGGGGATCGGCTTCGTCATTAATCGAGCTACCGAACTGAAACCCATACCAATGGGGATTGCAGTATCCACTCTCATGGGGATGATTTTGACACTGCCCATAAGCAGCGCGGCCTTGGCCATAGCCCTTGGACTGGGAGGGCTTGCGGCAGGAGCTTCTACTGTAGGATGCTCAGCGCAGATGGTTGGTTTCGCTGTTGCAAGTTATCGCGAAAATGGAATGGGGGGATTCTTGGCTCAAGGGCTTGGAACATCAATGCTTCAGGTTCCCAACATAATCAAGAATCCTTATATTTGGATACCTCCGACTCTTACAAGCGCAATACTGGGTCCGATAGCGACATATTTTATTAAAATGCAGAATAACTCCATAGGCGCAGGTATGGGAACGAGCGGTCTTGTTGGGCAATTTGGGACGATAGCCGTTATGAAGGATTCCATGCCGATGGGACAATTGATTTTTATAGTGGCGCTCATGCATTTTATTTTGCCGGCTTTACTCACACTCTTTTTCTCGGAACTCATGCGTAAAAAGGGCTGGATTAAATTTGGAGACATGAAATTGAAACAAAATTGA
- a CDS encoding transcription repressor NadR: MTEKRREALLKMLKDASSPVKGSWLAEEFKVSRQVIVQDIAILRAKDVNIQANSNGYYIPKPSNAERNIKTVFVKHSGYDEIEKELQIIVDMGAKILDVIVMHPIYGEIRCPLEINSRYELDQFIKEADKGNAAPLASLANGEHIHTIEVPNDMIFEKILQALDEMGILMKAD, translated from the coding sequence ATGACGGAAAAAAGAAGGGAAGCCCTCTTGAAGATGCTGAAGGATGCTTCATCGCCTGTAAAAGGCTCATGGCTTGCGGAAGAATTTAAAGTAAGCAGGCAGGTGATTGTGCAGGACATTGCAATACTTAGAGCCAAGGATGTTAATATACAGGCAAATTCAAATGGTTATTACATACCGAAGCCGTCGAATGCAGAGAGAAACATCAAGACAGTTTTCGTAAAACATAGTGGTTATGATGAAATAGAAAAGGAGCTCCAGATAATTGTGGACATGGGAGCCAAAATATTGGATGTAATAGTGATGCATCCCATTTATGGAGAGATAAGATGCCCCTTAGAAATAAACAGCAGATATGAACTTGATCAGTTTATCAAGGAAGCTGATAAAGGTAATGCGGCCCCTTTGGCATCTCTTGCAAATGGTGAGCACATCCATACGATTGAGGTTCCAAATGACATGATTTTTGAAAAAATACTGCAGGCCCTTGATGAAATGGGTATATTGATGAAAGCAGATTGA
- a CDS encoding GntR family transcriptional regulator, with protein MSILFEDKSDNKSLTTVIFERIRDDILYGKYEKGEKVVEAKLADEFNVSRTPVREALKQLELDDLVENIPNRGVVVKGISKQDIVDIFTIRLAIEGIAVEWAIERMDQQDMQKINEIYELMEFYTFKKDVKKFAELNTKFHEAIYKATKSRYLENVLKNYQVFMKVVRYNSLEKPGRLQGALNEHKLIVDALMKKDVEYAKTVVIDHVRHSKETAEETAEETAEEA; from the coding sequence ATGAGTATTCTTTTTGAGGATAAATCAGACAATAAATCGCTGACGACTGTGATATTTGAAAGAATCAGAGACGACATATTGTACGGGAAATATGAAAAGGGAGAAAAAGTAGTTGAGGCCAAGCTGGCGGACGAGTTCAATGTCAGCAGAACCCCGGTCCGCGAGGCACTTAAGCAGCTGGAATTGGATGATTTGGTTGAAAACATTCCCAACAGGGGAGTGGTGGTAAAGGGTATTTCAAAACAGGATATAGTTGACATATTTACAATTCGCTTGGCTATTGAAGGAATAGCCGTGGAATGGGCCATAGAAAGAATGGATCAACAGGACATGCAGAAAATAAATGAAATTTACGAGCTAATGGAATTCTATACATTCAAGAAGGATGTTAAAAAATTCGCTGAGCTTAATACAAAGTTTCATGAAGCAATTTACAAGGCTACAAAGAGTCGCTATCTTGAGAATGTACTGAAAAACTATCAGGTATTCATGAAGGTTGTGAGGTATAACTCCCTTGAGAAGCCGGGGAGGCTTCAAGGGGCGCTCAATGAGCACAAGCTAATTGTGGATGCTCTCATGAAAAAGGATGTGGAGTATGCTAAAACGGTTGTAATAGATCACGTTAGGCATTCGAAGGAAACGGCTGAGGAAACGGCTGAGGAAACGGCTGAGGAAGCGTAA
- a CDS encoding argininosuccinate synthase, producing MNKKVILAYSGGLDTSVILTWLKEEFDYEVIAACVDVGQQDDFEEVKKKAIATGASKVYVLDVKEEFISEYVFPTLKAGAVYEDDYLLGTSFARPLIAKKLVELAEKEGAFAIAHGATGKGNDQVRFEVTIKALNPYLEIIAPWRIWNLKSREDCIDYAQQHKIPIQVTKEKIYSMDQNLWHLSHEGGNLENTWNMHDTDMYQMCNTPEEAPDEPEFVEIGFEEGTPIKINGISYSPASMVAELNIIAGKHGVGIIDIVENRLVGMKSRGVYETPGGTVLFKAHKALEKIVLDKATMHFKKGLSEKYAELVYNGMWFCPLREALNGFIDVTQKEMDGTVKLKLYKGTCMVVASKSPNTLYSEDFVTFGEDDVYNQRDADGFINLFALPLTIKAILAHEKKAEEKKENK from the coding sequence ATGAACAAAAAAGTCATACTCGCCTATTCAGGCGGCTTGGATACATCTGTAATACTAACATGGTTAAAAGAGGAGTTCGATTATGAGGTGATTGCCGCCTGCGTAGATGTAGGGCAGCAGGACGATTTCGAAGAAGTTAAAAAAAAGGCGATTGCAACCGGAGCATCAAAGGTTTATGTTCTCGATGTAAAAGAGGAATTCATTTCCGAATATGTTTTCCCAACCCTGAAAGCTGGAGCCGTATACGAAGACGACTATCTGCTTGGAACTTCATTTGCTAGGCCCCTTATCGCCAAGAAGCTGGTCGAGTTGGCTGAAAAAGAAGGCGCATTCGCAATCGCCCACGGAGCTACCGGAAAGGGAAATGACCAGGTCCGCTTTGAGGTAACCATTAAAGCACTTAATCCGTATCTCGAAATAATCGCCCCTTGGAGAATATGGAACCTTAAATCAAGAGAAGATTGTATCGATTATGCCCAGCAGCACAAAATTCCGATTCAAGTGACAAAAGAAAAAATCTACAGCATGGACCAAAACCTGTGGCACCTAAGCCATGAGGGCGGCAATTTGGAAAACACATGGAATATGCACGACACTGATATGTATCAAATGTGCAATACTCCCGAGGAAGCACCCGATGAGCCTGAATTTGTTGAAATAGGATTTGAAGAGGGAACGCCAATAAAGATAAATGGCATTTCCTACAGCCCTGCTTCAATGGTTGCAGAACTCAACATAATTGCCGGAAAACACGGTGTAGGAATCATAGATATAGTAGAAAACCGCCTCGTTGGAATGAAATCCAGGGGAGTATATGAAACTCCGGGAGGAACTGTGCTATTCAAGGCACACAAGGCACTTGAAAAAATAGTCCTCGACAAGGCAACAATGCACTTCAAGAAGGGCCTGTCAGAAAAATACGCCGAGCTAGTTTACAACGGAATGTGGTTCTGCCCTCTAAGAGAGGCTTTGAACGGATTTATCGATGTAACCCAAAAGGAAATGGACGGAACCGTCAAGCTTAAGCTGTACAAGGGTACTTGCATGGTAGTGGCAAGCAAATCGCCTAATACTCTTTACAGCGAAGATTTTGTAACCTTCGGAGAAGACGATGTATACAACCAAAGGGACGCTGACGGATTCATCAATCTTTTCGCGCTTCCTTTGACAATAAAGGCTATTCTTGCACACGAGAAAAAGGCCGAAGAAAAAAAGGAAAACAAATAA
- the argH gene encoding argininosuccinate lyase: MKLWGGRFSKGTAKTVDAFGASIGFDQNLYKEDIAGSRAHAKMLAKIDVLTNEELDKILTALDEIECSVKKGDITFKEDYEDIHMNIESLLTERVGYPGKKIHTARSRNDQVAVDIRLYLKEEIAEICGLIEELLKTLLELSEKHIDVILPGFTHLQHAQPIRLSFHLMAYFEMFKRDHMRLTDCLDRMDVLPLGAGALSGTTYETDRDFLAKELGFAKVSLNALDSVSDRDYLIEFQSDASILMMHFSRFCEELILWNTSEFDFVEMDDAYSTGSSIMPQKKNPDVAELIRGKTGRIYGNLVGILTIMKGLPLAYNKDMQEDKPGMFDTVETLKAVIPIFGEMLATLTFNTENMLEATKMGFLNATDIADYLVKKGLPFRSAHEVVGRMVLYCTERKCNIEDMSISELRSFNEDIQEDLLEIAKIENCTDSKISEGGTSRKNVLKMIQANKEFFK, translated from the coding sequence ATGAAACTCTGGGGCGGACGCTTTTCAAAGGGCACGGCAAAAACCGTAGACGCTTTCGGAGCCTCAATCGGTTTCGATCAAAACCTTTACAAAGAGGATATAGCTGGAAGCAGGGCGCATGCGAAAATGCTGGCTAAAATCGATGTTCTTACAAACGAAGAATTAGACAAAATCTTGACAGCACTCGATGAAATCGAGTGCTCTGTCAAAAAAGGGGACATCACTTTCAAGGAAGATTATGAAGACATTCACATGAACATTGAAAGTCTTTTGACAGAGCGTGTCGGCTACCCAGGCAAAAAAATCCACACGGCAAGAAGCAGGAATGACCAAGTGGCTGTGGATATACGACTGTATCTTAAGGAAGAGATAGCTGAAATCTGTGGATTAATTGAAGAATTGTTAAAAACCCTTCTTGAATTATCAGAAAAACATATTGATGTCATTCTTCCCGGGTTCACGCACCTTCAACACGCACAGCCAATCAGGCTTTCTTTCCACCTAATGGCATATTTTGAGATGTTCAAGAGAGACCACATGCGCTTGACCGATTGCCTTGATAGGATGGATGTACTCCCATTGGGAGCCGGAGCACTTTCCGGAACTACCTACGAAACAGACCGCGATTTTCTCGCAAAAGAACTGGGCTTCGCAAAGGTTTCACTCAATGCTCTCGACTCTGTAAGCGACAGAGACTACCTCATTGAGTTCCAGTCGGATGCTTCAATATTAATGATGCATTTCAGCAGATTCTGTGAAGAATTAATCCTTTGGAATACTTCCGAATTTGATTTCGTAGAAATGGATGACGCATACTCAACCGGCAGCTCGATAATGCCACAGAAGAAGAATCCTGATGTTGCCGAGTTAATAAGGGGCAAAACCGGACGGATCTATGGAAATCTGGTGGGGATTTTGACCATAATGAAAGGCCTGCCTTTAGCCTACAACAAGGACATGCAGGAAGACAAACCGGGTATGTTCGATACGGTGGAAACACTTAAAGCTGTCATTCCAATATTCGGAGAAATGCTTGCAACACTTACCTTCAACACAGAGAATATGCTGGAAGCTACAAAAATGGGATTCCTAAATGCAACGGATATTGCTGATTACCTCGTAAAAAAAGGGCTACCGTTCAGAAGCGCCCACGAAGTCGTAGGCCGCATGGTTCTCTATTGCACCGAAAGAAAATGCAACATAGAGGACATGAGCATTTCAGAACTTAGGTCCTTCAATGAAGACATACAAGAGGATTTGCTTGAAATCGCAAAAATCGAGAACTGCACAGATTCAAAAATTTCAGAGGGAGGAACTTCCCGGAAAAATGTTCTTAAAATGATACAAGCAAACAAAGAATTTTTTAAATAA
- a CDS encoding SdpI family protein — protein MKINPWILTILLLSFAGVMWMYPSLPAEIPTHWNIAGDVNDYSSKGMIIVFAALPVAIYLLMVFLPKIDPKRKSYDLHKKAYEVTKIFVSLLLSVSVWISILVAKGVDLDVGLIISLLTGILFITIGNYMGQIRHNYFFGIRTPWTLANETVWKKTHRLGGYTFMAMGVCLILVNFIRDHMPSWIMLPIILIGAGVPIIYSYFVYKKIVEDEEN, from the coding sequence ATGAAAATAAATCCTTGGATATTAACAATATTATTGCTGTCTTTTGCTGGAGTCATGTGGATGTATCCCTCGCTTCCGGCTGAAATACCGACACATTGGAATATAGCTGGGGATGTCAATGATTATTCATCAAAGGGAATGATAATAGTGTTTGCGGCCCTTCCGGTTGCGATTTATCTATTAATGGTATTTTTGCCCAAGATTGACCCCAAAAGAAAATCATACGATTTACATAAAAAAGCATACGAAGTAACAAAAATTTTCGTTTCGCTTCTATTGTCTGTTTCGGTTTGGATTTCGATTTTGGTAGCGAAAGGAGTCGATTTGGATGTTGGCTTGATAATATCATTGCTGACGGGAATATTGTTTATAACAATTGGAAACTATATGGGGCAAATTAGGCACAATTACTTTTTTGGAATAAGGACGCCTTGGACATTGGCAAATGAAACAGTTTGGAAAAAGACTCATCGCTTAGGCGGGTATACATTCATGGCAATGGGAGTATGCCTGATACTGGTGAATTTTATAAGAGACCATATGCCTTCGTGGATAATGCTTCCAATAATATTGATTGGGGCTGGGGTTCCAATCATTTATTCATATTTTGTTTATAAAAAAATCGTTGAAGACGAAGAAAACTGA